The following coding sequences are from one Carassius gibelio isolate Cgi1373 ecotype wild population from Czech Republic chromosome B7, carGib1.2-hapl.c, whole genome shotgun sequence window:
- the tshz3b gene encoding teashirt homolog 3b, with product MPRRKQQAPRRSAAYVPDELKEAALLDEDVEGEDSAVEEEPAMKYVCQDKDLLLKDRQGFHDSPPADFSSHEMDSESHLSESSDRMSDFESASVKNEEDSSAKEPLTSLSSTSSVMMTTTATPSSEEVTQLGPDSLEQMKAIYTSFLTNSYWSSLNLNMSQQTAEKPPRSHSSSSSSSSSSSSCGSGGYDWHQTAVAKTLQNVSQNQSRLLHPASEPNLFSTVQLYRQSTKLYGSIFTGASKFRCKDCSAAYDTLVELTVHMNETGHYRDDNHETDSEGAKRWSKPRKRSLLEMEGKEDAQKVLKCMYCGHSFESLQDLSVHMIKTKHYQKVPLKEPVTPVAAKIISSARKRAPIELELPSSPDSNGGTPKPSLSDPNDLLQKTPNPYITPNNRYGHQNGASYAWQFESRKSQILKCMECGSSHDTLQELTAHMMVTGHFIKVTNSAIKKGKPIMESMSTTAPNTIPTNEDKVQSVPLAATAFSPPPPAPPPPSISPAITPMEIKKEEKEVECTKETNNSKDKKATDSETEEKFEVSSKYPYLTEEDLEESPKGGFDILKSLENTVTSAINKAQNGTPSWGGYPSIHAAYQLPNIMKLSLRNSGKSSPLKYMFSGEEILSPTKSQPLISPPSCQTSPLPKNNFHAMEELVKKVTEKVAKVEEKMRDPGARSSPLRRTTPSPCSSDAGESARGESPKERRGAKTPETNGGGNTHKDSNGDALTKESLENGTDHVVKAPLSTLCSSTAIITDHPPEQPFVNPLSALQSVMNVHLGKAAKPALPSLDPMSMLFKMSNSLAEKAAVAASTPSHTKKTNEHLDRYFYHINNDQPIDLTKGKSDKSNSLGSAALSSSTSTPTSISPSSTITMAKASSAVASFMSNSPLRENALSDISDMLRNLTESHASKSSTPTSLSERSDIDGSTPEEAEEISPAQKRKGRQSNWNPQHLLILQAQFASSLRQTGDGKYIMSDLSPQERMHISRFTGLSMTTISHWLANVKYQLRRTGGTKFLKNLDSGHPVFFCSDCASQIRSPSTYVSHLESHLGFRLRDLAKLSGEHLVSQISRHSKGLSEKLLSTQAHSLAHSIPHPSPHSLTPSPSPDEEANGTSYQCKLCNRTFASKHAVKLHLSKTHGKSPEDHLMYVSELEKP from the coding sequence CATATGTGCCAGACGAGCTAAAGGAGGCTGCCTTACTAGATGAGGATGTTGAAGGAGAGGATTCAGCCGTGGAGGAAGAACCTGCCATGAAGTATGTGTGCCAGGACAAGGACTTACTCCTTAAAGACAGGCAAGGCTTCCATGACTCTCCACCGGCAGATTTCTCCAGCCATGAGATGGACAGCGAGTCACACCTGAGTGAGTCCAGTGACCGCATGTCAGACTTTGAGAGTGCCTCAGTGAAGAACGAAGAAGATAGTTCAGCCAAGGAGCCCCTCACATCTCTTTCTTCAACTTCATCAGTGATGATGACGACAACAGCCACGCCAAGCAGTGAGGAGGTGACACAATTAGGCCCAGATAGCCTTGAGCAGATGAAAGCTATCTACACTAGCTTTCTGACCAACTCCTACTGGTCATCGCTGAACTTGAATATGTCTCAGCAAACAGCAGAAAAGCCCCCACGTAGTCACAGTAGTAGCAGCAGCAGTAGTAGCAGCAGCAGTAGCTGTGGTAGTGGCGGTTATGACTGGCACCAGACAGCAGTGGCTAAGACCTTGCAGAATGTTTCACAGAACCAGAGTAGACTCCTGCACCCAGCATCTGAGCCAAACCTCTTCAGTACTGTGCAGCTTTATCGCCAGAGCACCAAACTCTATGGTTCCATCTTCACTGGTGCAAGCAAATTCCGCTGCAAAGACTGCAGTGCCGCCTATGACACTCTGGTCGAGCTCACCGTGCACATGAATGAGACCGGCCACTACCGAGATGATAACCACGAGACAGACAGTGAAGGTGCCAAACGCTGGTCAAAGCCTCGCAAGCGTTCCCTGCTTGAGATGGAAGGAAAAGAGGATGCCCAGAAAGTTCTTAAGTGCATGTACTGTGGTCATTCCTTTGAGTCACTGCAGGACCTTAGTGTTCACATGATAAAGACGAAACACTACCAGAAAGTGCCTCTTAAGGAACCAGTAACTCCTGTGGCAGCCAAGATAATCTCATCAGCTCGTAAAAGAGCTCCCATTGAGCTAGAACTACCCAGCTCACCAGATTCCAATGGAGGCACCCCCAAGCCTTCTTTGTCTGACCCCAATGACCTTCTTCAAAAGACCCCCAATCCCTACATCACACCCAACAATCGGTATGGACACCAGAATGGTGCTAGTTATGCATGGCAGTTTGAGTCACGCAAATCCCAGATCCTGAAGTGCATGGAGTGTGGAAGCTCACATGACACACTGCAGGAGCTGACGGCCCATATGATGGTGACAGGACACTTCATCAAGGTCACTAACTCTGCCATAAAGAAAGGCAAACCTATCATGGAGTCAATGTCCACAACTGCTCCTAACACCATACCTACTAATGAAGACAAGGTACAGTCAGTGCCACTGGCTGCCACTGCATTTTCCCCACCACCACCTGCACCTCCTCCCCCTAGTATCTCCCCTGCCATCACACCCATGGAGATTAAAAAGGAAGAGAAGGAAGTGGAGTGTACAAAGGAGACAAATAATAGCAAAGACAAGAAGGCAACAGACAGTGAGACCGAAGAGAAGTTTGAAGTCTCATCCAAATATCCATATTTGACAGAGGAAGATCTTGAAGAAAGCCCTAAGGGGGGGTTTGACATTCTGAAGTCTCTCGAGAATACAGTAACATCTGCCATCAACAAAGCACAGAATGGCACACCCAGCTGGGGAGGCTACCCCAGTATTCACGCTGCCTATCAGCTTCCAAACATTATGAAACTGTCCCTGCGCAACTCAGGGAAAAGTTCTCCTCTGAAGTATATGTTTTCTGGAGAAGAGATCCTGTCTCCTACCAAAAGCCAACCTCTAATTTCTCCACCTAGTTGCCAAACATCCCCTTTGCCCAAAAACAACTTCCATGCCATGGAGGAGCTGGTCAAAAAAGTCACAGAAAAAGTGGCCAAAGTAGAGGAGAAAATGAGGGATCCTGGAGCTAGATCTTCCCCACTTAGACGGACCACACCTTCACCTTGCAGTAGTGATGCAGGGGAATCTGCCAGAGGGGAGTCTCCCAAGGAAAGGAGAGGAGCCAAAACCCCTGAGACTAATGGGGGTGGAAACACTCACAAAGACTCAAACGGGGATGCTCTTACAAAAGAGTCCCTGGAGAATGGTACTGACCATGTTGTCAAAGCCCCATTGTCTACCTTATGCAGCAGCACTGCTATTATAACTGACCATCCTCCAGAGCAGCCATTTGTCAACCCTTTAAGTGCGCTTCAGTCTGTCATGAATGTTCACCTAGGAAAAGCTGCCAAACCTGCCCTGCCGTCCCTTGACCCCATGAGCATGCTCTTCAAGATGAGCAACAGCCTGGCAGAGAAGGCAGCTGTAGCTGCCTCCACTCCATCTCATACCAAAAAAACCAACGAGCATCTAGACCGCTACTTCTACCACATCAACAATGACCAGCCTATTGATCTGACCAAAGGCAAGAGTGATAAGAGCAACTCCCTGGGATCTGCTGCCCTGTCCTCCTCCACCTCCACTCCCACCTCAATTTCACCATCATCGACCATCACCATGGCAAAAGCCTCATCTGCTGTGGCTTCCTTTATGTCCAACTCGCCTCTGCGCGAAAATGCCCTGTCCGACATCTCTGATATGCTGCGCAACCTCACAGAGAGCCATGCATCTAAGTCCTCCACACCAACAAGTCTTTCAGAGCGCTCAGATATAGACGGATCGACGCCAGAGGAAGCAGAAGAGATTTCTCCTGCTCAGAAACGAAAGGGTCGGCAGTCCAACTGGAATCCACAGCATCTACTTATCTTGCAGGCACAGTTTGCCTCCAGTTTGCGGCAAACGGGTGATGGCAAGTACATTATGTCAGACCTCAGTCCACAGGAGCGCATGCATATTTCCCGCTTCACTGGCCTCTCAATGACCACCATCAGCCACTGGCTGGCCAACGTCAAATACCAGCTGAGGCGGACAGGTGGCACAAAGTTCTTGAAAAATCTagactctggccaccctgtcttcTTCTGCAGTGACTGTGCATCACAGATCCGTTCCCCCTCTACTTATGTCAGCCATCTTGAGTCACATCTGGGCTTCCGGCTCAGGGACCTGGCCAAGTTGTCTGGAGAGCATCTCGTTAGCCAGATCTCACGCCATAGCAAGGGGCTTTCTGAGAAACTGCTTTCAACCCAAGCGCATTCTTTGGCCCATTCAATCCCCCACCCCAGTCCTCATTCACtcaccccttccccttccccagATGAGGAGGCAAATGGCACCTCATATCAGTGTAAACTGTGTAACCGGACTTTTGCGAGCAAGCACGCTGTCAAGCTCCATCTGAGTAAGACCCATGGTAAATCCCCTGAGGACCATCTTATGTATGTTAGTGAACTTGAGAAACCTTAG